One genomic region from Cinclus cinclus chromosome 22, bCinCin1.1, whole genome shotgun sequence encodes:
- the NSUN5 gene encoding 28S rRNA (cytosine-C(5))-methyltransferase, with protein MALYSAAAAVLAGLERGEGGLKSLVYNSGFPRVRQLYALVSETVRYASVLEKLLDGAALLRAEKKLAPQLAKVLVYDLLFGKGLKCGGRWKALARRHRARLEAELARMKVRHKVSRNEDLLAPEKAVSTAASQVPRYVRVNTLKTCVEDVINFFKRQGYAYLGKAASVEELKALSGKQFLLDLHLPELLVFPSQTDLHDNLLYTSGHIILQDKASCLPAFLLGPVAGSHVIDACAAPGNKTSHLAAILKNKGQIFAFDVDPKRVATMNTLLTRAGVTGCQLAQQDFLTVDPGDTKYSRVTHILLDPSCSGSGMVTRGPGEEATSSAERLQALAGFQRRVLSHALSFPALQRLVYSTCSLHQEENEDVVQAVLQKWGSAFRLVTAFPSWPCRGLAAFSGAESCLRASPAETLTHGFFVAVLERCKEGAAAPSSLPAAAKENPQPGEGTEPGAAPRKRRKKKQQVTE; from the exons ATGGCGCTGTACAGCGCGGCGGCCGCGGTGCTGGCGGGGCTGGAGCGCGGTGAGGGCGGCCTCAAGAGCCTCGTGTACAACAGCGGCTTCCCG CGTGTCCGGCAGCTGTACGCGCTGGTGTCCGAGACCGTCCGCTACGCCTCGgtgctggagaagctgctggatgGAGCCGCGCTGCTGCGGGCCGAGAAGAAGCTGGCGCCGCAGCTGGCGAAG GTCCTGGTGTATGATCTACTCTTCGGCAAGGGGCTGAAGTGCGGGGGCCGGTGGAAGGCGCTGGCCCGGCGGCACCGGGCGCGGCTGGAGGCCGAGCTGGCCCGCATGAAGGTCCGGCACAAGGTGAGCCGCAACGAGGACCTGCTGGCCCCAGAGAAGGCGGTAAGCACCGCAG cctcccaggTACCACGTTACGTCCGGGTCAACACCCTGAAGACTTGTGTGGAGGATGTGATCAACTTCTTCAAGCGCCAGGGATATGCCTACCTGGGCAAGGCAGCCAG TGTGGAGGAGCTGAAGGCCCTCTCTGGAAAACAATTCTTGTTGGATCTGCATCTCCCGGAGCTGTTGGTTTTCCCTTCGCAGACAGACCTCCATGACAACCTGCTGTATACTTCAGGACACATAATTCTGCAGGACAAG GccagctgccttcctgccttcctccttgGCCCTGTTGCTGGCTCCCATGTCATCGATGCCTGTGCTGCCCCTGGAAACAAGACAAGCCACCTTGCTGCCATCCTGAAGAACAAGGG ACAGATCTTTGCCTTTGATGTGGACCCCAAGCGTGTGGCCACCATGAACACGCTGCTGACACGGGCAGGGGTCACTGGCTGCCAGCTGGCCCAGCAGGACTTCCTGACCGTGGACCCTGGAGACACCAAATACAGCAGGGTGACCCACATCCTTCTCGACCCATCCTGCAGTGGCTCTG GGATGGTGACCCGGGGGCCAGGGGAAGAGGCGACCTCGAGTGCTGAACGCTTGCAGGCCCTGGCTGGCTTCCAGCGTCGGGTCCTCAGCCACGCCCTGAGCTTTCCAGCTCTCCAGCGCCTGGTCTACTCCACCTGCTCCCTACACCAGGAGGAGAACGAGGATGTggtgcaggctgtgctgcagaagtGGGGCTCGGCCTTCAG GTTGGTGACTGCCTTCCCATCGTGGCCCTGCCGAGGACTTGCTGCCTTCTCTGGAGCAGAGAGCTGCCTCCGTGCTTCCCCCGCAGAGACCCTCACCCATGGCTTCtttgtggctgtgctggagcgATGCAAGGAAGGGGCTGCTGCCCCCAG ctccctgcctgcagcagccaagGAGAACCCACAACCAGGAGAGGGAACGGAGCCAGGTGCAGCTCccagaaagaggaggaaaaaaaagcagcaggtgaCAGAGTGA
- the FKBP6 gene encoding inactive peptidyl-prolyl cis-trans isomerase FKBP6 has translation MMADGAGEGALGAGCRDPDPALTPTWALALTRTPAPIPASTPSLSLAPESLQALQDLTGDGGVLKEQLRPGVGLLVPPSASVAVKYSGYLGNWNKLFCSNGSNKYPRLMKLGKDITLWGLEIGLLSMTKGEAALFILTPEYAYGQRGCPPSIPPNTTVLFKVEVLDFIDSEECDAFFELTCEQRDRLPLEKVLKVAATEREFGNYFFYKQCFKIAKNRYKRALSILGHSSSSKAEQSQINASKLLLFLNLSLTYLKLERADRALKYGELALEMDQGNAKALFRCGQACLHMKEYRKSRDFLARAQCIQPFNRDINNELKKLARLLAKCPGEQQAESRVRGTTRSTWKWREKCAARCSTVSILMAEKKSRTVPAVRLLVHGDLSITCKFWEKGQEHCFTLRDGSEGSMFVHNLIFLKFGLFAMF, from the exons ATGATGGCAGACGGCGCCGGCGAGGGGGCGCTTGGGGCCGGGTGTCGGGACCCGGATCCGGCTTTGACTCCGACGTGGGCTCTAGCGCTGACCCGGACCCCAGCGCCGATCCCGGCCTCGACACCCTCTTTGTCTCTGGCCCCAGAGTCTCTTcaagctctgcaggacctgacCGGCGATGGAGGGGTGCTCAAGGAGCAGCTGCGCCCCGGCGTCGGGCTGCTTGTGCCCCCATCCGCCTCCGTGGCAG TGAAGTACTCCGGGTACCTGGGAAATTGGAATAAGCTCTTCTGTTCAAACGGGAGCAACAAGTATCCAAGGCTAATGAAACTTGGAAAAG ACATCACACTGTGGGGGCTGGAGATCGGGCTGCTGTCTATGACCAAAGGAGAGGCTGCGCTGTTCATCCTCACTCCAGAATATGCCTATGGCCAGCGGGGATgtcctccctccatccccccaAACACGACGGTCCTCTTCAAGGTGGAGGTGCTGGACTTCATAGACTCAGAGGAGTGCGACGCGTTCTTTGAGTTGACTTGT GAACAGCGGGATAGACTTCCTCTAGAGAAGGTGTTGAAAGTGGCAGCCACAGAGAGAGAGTTTGGCAACTACTTCTTCTATAAGCAGTGCTTCAAGATTGCCAAGAACAGATACAAGAGG GCGCTCTCCATCCTGGGTCACAGCTCCTCCAgtaaggcagagcagagccagatCAACGCTTCcaaactgctgctgttcctgaatCTCTCACTCACTTACCTGAAACTGGAACGTGCTGACCGAGCTTTGAAATACGGGGAGTTAGCCTTGGAGATGGACCAAGGAAATGCCAAAGCACTGTTCAGGTGTGGTCAG GCTTGTCTCCACATGAAGGAGTACAGAAAATCACGGGATTTCCTGGCTAGAGCTCAATGCATCCAGCCCTTCAACCGTGATATCAACAATGAACTGAAGAAGTTGGCAAG GCTCTTGGCAAAATGTCCTGGAGAACAACAGGCAGAATCCAGGGTGAGAG GTACTACAAGGAGTACATGGAAATGGAGAGAGAAATGTGCTGCCAGATGTTCAACCGTCTCAATTCTTATGGCTGAGAAGAAATCAAG GACCGTTCCAGCTGTCCGGCTCCTGGTACATGGAGATCTCAGCATCACATGCAAGTTTTGGGAAAAGGGGCAGGAGCATTGTTTTACTTTGAGGGATGGAAGTGAAGGTTCAATGTTTGTACACAACCTGATTTTCCTgaagtttggtttgtttgccaTGTTTTGA